The Undibacterium sp. KW1 genomic interval TTGCGTGTTGGTGTTTGTGCTTGACTAGCCATGCACATTAAGAAACAAAGTCCAATTACCGTAGCAGAAATACATTTTTTTTGCATATTCATACGGCCTCCTTAAGTAAGAATTGAATAGATAAATCTGGTTTAGCGGTTGGTCAATCGGAGGGGTAGCTATGGCGCAAGGGCTGAGATGCGCGACTTCGACAACTCTCACTTTCTGCAAGATAACTGTCCTCTGCGATAACTCTATTGGCCTAATGAGTAAGTCCTGGGGCAGGTGGCAAGAAAACGGCCTTGGGCGCTATAGCTCTGGACCATAATTTCGCATCGCTTGCTGTGCGCATTTCATCTCCTAATTCCTGCAAGATGGCGCCCCTCGCCACCAATAGCGATCGCATGATTTCGGGATAGGCTACAGTACCATCTTTGAGTACTGCTGCCGAAGGCAGAGCGAGTAGTAGGGATTCGTTAAACATGACCGGGCTCTTAATTTCTATGAACCAAGATCGGCCACGCTTGACGATGTATGGGCTTAAAGTGGGAAAGGCGAAAAAGACATCGCTGGCACTCGCTTCTCCAGAATCAAACAAACTCGCGTATTCTTGCAAGCTCAGTGCCGCCGCACCAGTATCCGCCAACACGAGGTGGAGTGCGACGTTTCGAGCAAATTCCGGATGGCGAAGCAACATGCAAGCTGTTACGTGGTACGGCTCACTTGCTAAGTATTTATGGGGAGCGCAGCCTTCCTTCGATGTTGCTGCAATTAGTTCATTCGAAGCATTTGGTTGACCATCGCCAAATTTACCATTGCGCAGTTGATCAGCAGCGAAATCGATTATATAGAGTCCAGACATAAGAGTTTGCTGCGAGATCGCTACGTTAACCGTATCGATCGCTGCCAACAAATTTGCTCGCCCACCACGCTCTCTCACCTCATTCAACTTGCCACCTTTAGTTAAAGTTGCTTCATCCCACAGTTTGAGGCCTGGACCGGACTCGTCGATCAGAGCATTGTATGTTTGAAACAAAACTGAATAATGCGCAAGCTCTGCTACGAGGGGGGCATTGACTGGGATTTCCAAAAGAGGACCAGCGGGCAAAAAATTTGTGTCGCTGAGGCGTAATCCTTCATTTGCCGGAGAATTATCATCCGTCTTACAGGTAAGTCGCGCATAGTGCACATCATGAATAGATCGTGGTGCTGTAGCCAGCGCGCCGATAAATCGCGTAGAGCATGGTTCCCTGAATGTAAATTCAGTCTTTTCGGGATTATTGGGTTTTCCTAGCTGCAACGCGTTGACTGTATAAGCAACCATGGGAAAGTACATTTCCCGATCATTACGCCACATCGCGGATGCATTATCCGGCGTTTTTCGAGCAGAGCGCACCTGTGCTACGTCCCATAATGTTGGAGGTAACATGGGGGCCATCGTGTTTCCGCTACGGGTGATGAAGAGATTATCATTGAGCATTTTTTGGCATTCGGGATAGCTACGATTAACATCCTGGGCGTAGTTTTCAAAATGCGTCTTGCGCGTTATGTACGATTCGAAATAGCCGTTCTTCATTCCCGCCAGCTGTGCCGACTCCACAAATCGGTGGCATTTACTCAAAGGGAGATTGACGTTGGAAAATTGAGCCATCGCCGTTAGGAACTCCACTGAGTCTTGTATACCGTCGAGTTTTGTCATGATCGCTCCCGTTGAAGTCGCAAGTTGCTTCGAGAGATTATCGAGTGCTTCCAGAGTCTTTAATTGAAGGTGCTGGATTTCACCAAGAGCTGCCTTGATTTCCTCGAAGCGTTTTTCCAGCATCGGGTCTCCAGCAAAGCCACCTAGTACACCTCCACCACCTCCACCAAACAAGCCCATTGCGCCTGAGGCGGCTCCTAAAAAGTTTCCACTGAAATAAGCTGCTGCGATGTTTGTTGCTGCTTGAGCAGTACCGATGGATTGAGTTATGCTCGGATCAATCTTAACGCCGAGCGAAGACGCGAGCGCGAGATAGCCCTGCACGTCGTTGAGTCCCTTGGACAATACATCCGGTTTTCTCAGGTCGGAAAGACGGTCTAACGTATTTCTTAACTCGTCCTTCGTAGGAAAAGGAATGCCGGCTCGGTCCAGAGCGGAAATGACATCACTACTTGAGACTGCTTCACCTTGCAAGAATTGCTGCCCGATTTGAATGGCCGACTTCAACGCAGCCTGCTCCAGAGGTTTAAAGTTAGACGAATTTAATACGCGTCGGGCGACAAGGTCGCCCACTGTCTGCAGGCCTTCCGCGGCGGCTCTATATGATGTGAGATATTCCTTGGTTTGAGCAAGTATGGGTTTTGAATTTCCTAATGCGTTGACGACGAGGGCTGTTTGACTCACGATGGACATGCCATCGTGAACTACTTTTTGCAAATCGCCAATCGCGTTTTGCAATTCGGTACTCTCCATTGAATTAATAGCCTGGGCACGGCTAAGGGCGTCTGCCAGTTGACTCTGCAACTGCCCTCGTAATAAGACTGCTGCCTGGCCACCAGCAGCATCGATGACTTGTGCTTTCAGAATGGTCGGGCTAGATGTAAGGACAGCATCCCAAAGGGTCTTATCTCCTTGGGTTAATCGATTCTGCCAATCCTTAAGCGTGGTCTTGGTATTTTTGGCCAGCTCTAAAGTTAATACCGCTTTTAGCGTTTCCGTATTTCGTTGAGTAGCTTGTTGAAACACGGCCTCGCGTAACTTGTCTTCGACTTGAAGTTGTGCGCTTTGGAATGTTTCGAGCGCTAGCGAACTGGTCTGAGTAACTGCGTTAGATGTCCTCGTGATCGAGCCTAACGTCGTGACTACATAGGATTGTAAGCGCAAATTTACTGCCGACTGGAGTGCGTTGGCATTATTCATGAGCGCTTTTTCCGTTGCTACCAACGGCTTAGACTCCATCGATTTTAGCCGAGCTGCTGCTACTTCGGCCGCGATGTCTTGCCCTCCAATTTCACTTCCAATAATAGAGTTCAGTTGGGGGAGGCATCGGCGATGCCGTTCACTCTCAACTTAACGAGCTCCGTTAGTGTCTGGGCCGATACAAATTGATGTGGGAAGCAAATTGTTGCAAAAGTGACGGCTAAAAGGCGATTTCGCATCAACATGATGTTTCCCATTTCTATTCAAAACAAAATCGAGGTTGAAGTGCTATTGAATTTGAAAAAACCAATTAATTGCGGCGGACAGACAGCTGTATTGCTAAATCAGGATTTAGTTATTGTTTCTTATCTTAGTTTGCGTCGATCAATTTTCGAAGGTAAACCAAAGGCAAATCCCTTGTGTCCCTTTTGGGAATAACAACACCCTGGCTTGCAAACCGATTCGCAACATTAAACATAAATGTGATGCAATCATTTTGTGTCAATGAATAGATACCACTGTAAGTGAGTTTCTCTAGGGTCGGAATATTGTAAAAAGGTTTCGCAATGGCCATTGCCGTCATAAAGTCTGCTTTGTTCACCATTAGCACAAGACACTCTTCTTTTGCGGCCGTGTAGTGCTCTTCGCCGGGGTACCCAACGGGTGTCGCCAAGAGTGCGATGTAGGACAATACGCCCTTGACCGCTGAGTTCGTCATGAAACCTAAAGAGAGGATGCGCCTGTCCCCTGCGAGCGATCGATAGCTATACATGACGAAGGCATGCCCGGGAAGGCTTGAAGCCCCAGGAGATGGGCGGGCGCAGGGAGATACCGTGTATTCGCCATCAGCATCACTTTGCTCCCGTAAATCTAGTTCCTTGTGAGGGCCGGCGGTGGCTAAAATTGGGACGAAGAAGAACGTAGCGTGTAGACCTTTAAGTAGCATGAGTGTCTCCGGCCGATAATCATGTCTAATTATTAAGCAAAATTTATTATTTGTATATTTATATTGGTACCGATAGTTGGTTCTGAACCTTTCAATTGCTAAGTTGTTGTACGCAACAAACAATGGAATTTGCTTTTACGATTACTAGTCATCAGCCGGCGATTGTACGGCGCCAGGCAAGATCATATAAATCGAACAGCCACGTTTGGCGGGGAAAAGCTACTCTCAAATACACTGCTTGATCTTGCCCAGCAGCTTCGCCGAGTGCGTGCCGTCAGGTGTCCACACATCATCAAAGTAGTCGAGCGAATTAAGTTGCGCAGCTCGCAGGTGGTTCTGCTGGACGGCGAACGACTTAGCATTCAGCTCAGTCCTGCTAACAGGCAATTCTATTTGCCCTTAGAGATGCCACGCAAGGCACGCTTCAGGTGGTGGGGATCGATCGCCACATCCGAGCCGTCCCAAATAGAATGGCAGTCCCACGCGCCTCTGAAAATCTGACATTTTGAGGCAGGCGCGTGAACTACCCTAAGTCAGCTTCAAATTAAGCAAAATATTACTTTGACATTTCGCGCCAACAATCTGGCACATAAAATGGCACGAATTCATTTACGCGCCACTTTATTTGGCGCGATAATGGCATGAACAGCACTATGCAGACCAAAACATGCCAAAACCCACCCTCCCCAAGAGCTAGACCACCTGGTTGAGCTGATTTCCTTGCACGACAACGGTATTGGCATGGACTCCCTCTTACAAGCCCTCAGTGATCAAATTCCACGCCGCACCTTACAGCGTCGACTGGCCCTCCTCATCGAGCAAGGCCGCATCCAATCTAGCGGTGGAAGCCGTGCATTGCGCTATATGCGCCGCCAAACAGGTCCAGATGCATCAAATGACGATCAGCTCACGACGGCAGGCACCCTATCTTCCGAAATGTATGTACCCACTTCACCGGAAAGCGAGAAAATTAAAGCCTACGTGCGTCAGCCACGTCAGTTACGTACGCCGGTTGGCTACAAACTTGAATTTCTTGAACAGTACCACCCCAACCTAACAGCTTACGTCCCACTGGACCTACGCGAGCAACTACACAAGCTGGGCCGCTCACCAGCTGACCAGGCCCCCGCTGGCACTTTCGCCCGCGACGTGCTGAATCGCCTGCTAATCGATCTGTCATGGGCCTCTTCACAACTTGAAGGGAACACCTACAGTCGTCTCGATACAGAGCGGCTGATCGAATTCGGCCAGGCCGCCGAAGGTAAGAATGCATTCGAAACGCAGATGATCCTGAACCACAAAGAGGCCATCGAATATCTGGTGTGCAATCCAGAGCATGCACAACTCAATACGGACACGATTATTGCCTTGCATGCCTTCCTGTCCGATGGACTAATGGCCGATCCTTCGGCTTGTGGCCGTATCCGTAGCCGTGCCGTGGAAATAGGCGGCAGCGTGTATTTGCCTGTCGCCCTGCCCCAGCGCCTGGAAGAACTATTTGGCATTGTCATCAAGATGGCTGCAGAGATACAGGATCCGTTCGAGCAAGCTTTTTTCCTGATGGTCCACCTACCCTATCTGCAGCCCTTTGAAGACGTCAATAAACGAGTCTCAAGGCTGGCAGCCAAT includes:
- a CDS encoding Fic family protein, with translation MDSLLQALSDQIPRRTLQRRLALLIEQGRIQSSGGSRALRYMRRQTGPDASNDDQLTTAGTLSSEMYVPTSPESEKIKAYVRQPRQLRTPVGYKLEFLEQYHPNLTAYVPLDLREQLHKLGRSPADQAPAGTFARDVLNRLLIDLSWASSQLEGNTYSRLDTERLIEFGQAAEGKNAFETQMILNHKEAIEYLVCNPEHAQLNTDTIIALHAFLSDGLMADPSACGRIRSRAVEIGGSVYLPVALPQRLEELFGIVIKMAAEIQDPFEQAFFLMVHLPYLQPFEDVNKRVSRLAANIPFIRHNLCPLSFIDVPQQAYVDAMLGVYELNRVDLLLDVFVWAYERSCQQYAAVKQNLIPPDIFRLRYRQALAELVATIVRSDAFATETVVRAKIPAQVAEADKDHFTELALAEFKTLHAGNAVRFGLRPLEFAAWQEKHGGAT